Proteins encoded within one genomic window of Aspergillus nidulans FGSC A4 chromosome VII:
- a CDS encoding uncharacterized protein (transcript_id=CADANIAT00008707): protein MLTAFLFVAGALVACVRPQQFDPSAYAAEDVIERDFAIIGGGAAGTYAAISLADQNKTFTVVEMTGRLGGHTRTFRDEATGASIDIGVQLHENIPIVRDFFKRLNSPLAAFKPTDFGNPKYYDFTKKVALPNHTRPTIESDYVAVLNKYPFLDDLNNLPDNVPEELLLTWPDFAEKQNLSAASTEAGLLWPATPGNPLDTTALAIFNDGNHIELAEYAGAAVRSAAHYNSQIYDNALAELKEHVLLKSSIIAAQRGSSRKDGVRLIAETPSGRKLIKAKQLIIAMPPVLDNVKYFALDQQEHSILSKLSGKHYYAGVVNNTGLEAGVAYTNVGQNTPYHVASLPGVVEIAGSASPGYFFYWYNSVDPQTQAEIEEATRCTIKWLQSESGTEAVEPTFQDFADYSPFHLSPSTSDVADGWYGKMKGLQGHRNTWYISSLFVVGSTQVWNNTRNILPEIIDAARS from the coding sequence ATGTTGactgcctttcttttcgttGCCGGGGCCCTCGTTGCCTGTGTCCGCCCTCAGCAATTCGACCCGTCGGCATATGCTGCAGAGGACGTCATCGAGCGGGActttgccatcatcggcggaggagcagcaggaacCTATGCAGCAATCAGTCTCGCTGATCAGAACAAGACCTTCACCGTGGTTGAGATGACGGGCCGACTTGGTGGGCACACCAGGACTTTCCGCGACGAGGCCACGGGGGCCAGCATCGACATTGGCGTGCAGCTCCACGAAAATATCCCCATCGTCCGTGACTTTTTCAAGCGATTAAACTCGCCTCTGGCAGCTTTCAAGCCAACGGATTTTGGAAACCCCAAATACTACGACTTTACCAAAAAAGTGGCCCTTCCCAACCACACCCGTCCGACCATCGAGAGTGACTATGTGGCCGTGCTCAACAAGTATCCTTTCCTCGACGATCTAAATAACCTTCCGGACAATGTGCCTGAAGAGCTGCTTCTTACCTGGCCCGACTTTGCCGAGAAGCAAAATCTCTCCGCTGCATCAACTGAAGCAGGTCTGTTATGGCCAGCGACCCCTGGCAATCCTCTGGACACCACCGCGCTAGCCATCTTCAATGACGGCAATCACATTGAGTTGGCGGAGTACGCCGGGGCAGCAGTTCGCAGTGCCGCTCACTACAACTCCCAGATTTACGACAACGCCCTGGCCGAGTTGAAAGAGCATGTCTTGCTGAAATCCTCCATCATTGCTGCCCAGCGTGGATCCTCCCGCAAGGACGGCGTGCGACTCATCGCTGAAACTCCCTCTGGCAggaagctcatcaaagcaAAGCAGCTCATCATTGCTATGCCACCAGTTCTGGACAACGTCAAGTACTTTGCTCTCGACCAGCAAGAACATTCCATTTTGAGCAAGCTCTCTGGCAAGCACTACTACGCGGGCGTTGTGAACAATACCGGGCTCGAGGCGGGAGTTGCTTACACCAACGTTGGCCAAAACACACCATATCACGTCGCCAGTCTTCCTGGAGTGGTGGAAATTGctggttcagcttctcctgggtACTTTTTCTATTGGTATAACTCGGTCGACCCCCAGACGCaggcggagattgaggaggccACTCGATGCACCATCAAGTGGCTGCAGAGTGAGAGCGGTACCGAGGCCGTGGAGCCAACGTTTCAAGATTTTGCGGATTACTCACCGTTCCATTTGAGTCCCTCTACTAGCGACGTTGCGGACGGTTGGTATGGCAAAATGAAGGGCCTTCAGGGCCACAGAAACACTTGGTATATCAGCTCGCTGTTTGTTGTTGGCTCGACTCAGGTCTGGAACAACACTCGCAACATACTTCCGGAAATTATTGACGCTGCTCGGTCTTGA